A window of Pedobacter lusitanus contains these coding sequences:
- a CDS encoding sugar porter family MFS transporter, translated as MNLKNETTQKSRLFLVAITLVATLGGLLFGFDMAVISGVLPFVKQQFSLSPVTEGWFVSSALVGCIIGVAFAGELSDRFGRKKMLMLSAILFLLSAIGTAAAADFTLLILARMLGGMGVGVASIVAPLYISEIAPAGIRGRLVTFYQLAITAGILVAYLTNAGLLNLSLTHYNKSMGDILDYIIVKEVWRAMLGLGVIPSLLFLTGLWFVPESPRWLIQQGKEQQGLLILTRINGTDSAHQALQLIKKMPVQESGSYKDLFTREMRRPLLIGLLLPLFSQFSGINAIIYYGPRILNDAGINISNALLGQIIFGLANFLFTLIAVWKVDKMGRRPLYIVGSIGATISLFFTGWCFYSGATNNIALVISIILFLACFAFSIGPLKFVIASEIFPTRVRGRAMGLSIMVMWIADTIVGQLTPLLLGAAGAASTFWFFAVCCLLSFIVVYKLVPETKGKSLEEVQDIFVH; from the coding sequence ATGAACCTAAAAAATGAAACTACTCAAAAATCCAGACTTTTCCTGGTAGCCATTACCCTGGTTGCTACATTAGGTGGTTTGCTTTTCGGCTTTGATATGGCCGTTATATCTGGTGTATTACCATTTGTAAAACAACAATTCAGCTTATCTCCGGTTACTGAAGGATGGTTTGTTTCCTCTGCGCTTGTCGGCTGTATTATTGGTGTTGCCTTCGCTGGCGAACTCAGTGATCGCTTTGGAAGAAAAAAGATGCTGATGCTGTCAGCCATCCTTTTTTTACTATCTGCAATCGGTACTGCTGCAGCTGCAGATTTCACTTTACTGATTCTTGCAAGGATGCTGGGAGGAATGGGTGTGGGTGTAGCATCCATAGTCGCTCCCCTGTATATTTCAGAAATAGCACCTGCCGGGATACGTGGCAGACTGGTAACCTTTTATCAACTGGCTATCACAGCAGGAATCCTGGTGGCCTATCTGACTAATGCAGGTCTGCTGAATCTGTCTTTGACACACTATAACAAATCAATGGGCGATATACTGGACTATATCATAGTCAAAGAAGTATGGAGAGCAATGCTGGGCCTGGGTGTAATTCCTTCCTTGTTATTTTTAACAGGGTTATGGTTTGTACCGGAAAGTCCGAGATGGTTGATTCAGCAGGGAAAAGAGCAGCAGGGGCTTCTGATACTGACCAGGATCAACGGGACAGACAGTGCTCACCAAGCTCTGCAGCTGATCAAAAAAATGCCTGTACAGGAGTCCGGTTCATACAAAGACCTGTTTACCAGAGAAATGAGAAGGCCGCTGCTCATAGGATTACTTTTACCACTATTTTCTCAGTTCAGTGGGATAAATGCAATCATTTATTATGGTCCCCGTATTTTGAATGATGCTGGCATCAATATCAGTAATGCACTTTTAGGTCAGATTATCTTTGGCCTGGCAAACTTTCTGTTTACCCTGATTGCGGTTTGGAAAGTAGATAAAATGGGGCGCAGACCGCTTTACATTGTCGGATCAATCGGAGCTACTATTTCTTTGTTCTTTACCGGCTGGTGTTTCTATAGCGGAGCCACCAATAATATTGCACTGGTAATAAGTATCATTTTGTTTTTAGCCTGTTTTGCTTTTTCTATCGGACCTCTGAAATTTGTCATTGCTTCAGAAATTTTCCCAACAAGAGTTCGCGGAAGAGCGATGGGTTTAAGCATTATGGTTATGTGGATTGCTGATACCATAGTAGGACAGTTAACCCCTTTACTGCTGGGTGCTGCGGGCGCAGCTTCCACCTTCTGGTTTTTTGCCGTATGCTGTTTACTTTCATTCATTGTGGTCTATAAGCTGGTACCTGAAACCAAAGGAAAATCACTGGAAGAAGTACAGGATATCTTTGTACATTAA
- a CDS encoding glycoside hydrolase family 38 C-terminal domain-containing protein gives MKPVSYRLQFNALLITFLIGISHNVSAQKTGSAFSDIQLQPTIAYLKYHGESRRMIRLIFKNGKNYQQGKISVSFNGLQESLIVQASKDGAESFEIPLPGSPVTKATQATVSILTGGKTYKGSCIVEPSRMWNMYVLPHSHVDIGYTNTQSKVLKLHQDNIDEAIALAEKTQQYPTQARFKWTTEAIWVVDNYLALASQQKKDKFWDAVKKGWINLDGAYGNINTSLTDSRQLMQMFSKSQKLAKEQGIVINTLFQGDVPGASWGLAAQVEQTGIKYFLSGPNASDRIGNLAKWQDKPFYWLSPSGKQKLLFWQCQPYSIGYQLKGDKIPNFFTMEDPKPFYTGHPSKNFLNPYLFDYLDQLAQKGFPYDMSILTWAMSDNAPIDPELPDAVKIWNEKYASPQLIITSTKQFFADFENKYNRQIPSFTGDYTEYWTDGVSSAAKETALSRKLSDQLKQADAIWAIRNRKNYPVKSFEESWKNLLLFNEHTWGAFNSVSHPDDEKVKSEWAVKQSYVLKAKEIVDTLLSQSLTGDSLKDSSSTLKNNQIDVYNTVSWPRTNVVYVPASLSKAGDLVKDVSGIPVLSQRLTTGELAFVAELVPSMGKSTYSIYPGHAYHPGTTRTKSPGSGKASEKKSGVNISDNLLSNGVYSIDISPQTGNIKKLVKIASGRDYVQADSAGLNQYLYMPGDSLEKIQTSSNARIAIKEKGPLVISLQITSSAPGTNGLIREIRLVNGLDQIELINTIDKKAIRSKESVHFAFPFNIPDAKVRYSIPWGTVNAETDQLPYSNRNWYTMQRWADISNDTYGITWSSPDAPLFEIGKITTANLLGGLQHAPLWLSFTPQSSNIYSWVMNNLWHTNFRADQQGVVTFRYFIQAHESGFNSYQANQSGLNNHQPLLVTAASADEKGLPFTINGENIYVEAFKKADDGKGIIIHLVNCGDQDSKLNISPKTNAPLKIWESDISETHKKTLENHFTLPAKGIMTICIEN, from the coding sequence ATGAAACCAGTGTCTTACAGACTACAATTTAATGCTCTTCTGATCACTTTTCTGATAGGCATAAGCCATAATGTATCAGCTCAGAAGACCGGATCTGCTTTTAGTGATATCCAGCTGCAACCCACAATTGCCTATCTGAAGTATCACGGAGAAAGCAGAAGAATGATCAGGCTGATCTTTAAAAATGGGAAAAATTACCAGCAGGGAAAAATCTCTGTTTCCTTTAATGGTTTACAGGAAAGCCTGATTGTTCAGGCCAGTAAAGACGGAGCTGAATCTTTTGAAATCCCCTTACCGGGCAGTCCCGTAACCAAAGCGACACAGGCAACAGTCTCTATTTTAACCGGCGGAAAAACTTACAAAGGGAGCTGTATTGTTGAACCTTCCAGAATGTGGAACATGTATGTGTTACCCCATTCTCATGTTGATATAGGATATACCAATACACAATCCAAAGTCCTTAAACTGCATCAGGATAATATTGATGAAGCTATTGCCCTTGCAGAAAAAACACAGCAATACCCTACCCAGGCACGTTTTAAATGGACAACAGAAGCTATCTGGGTAGTGGATAATTATCTTGCACTTGCCAGTCAGCAAAAGAAAGACAAATTCTGGGATGCTGTAAAAAAAGGATGGATTAACCTGGACGGCGCCTATGGAAATATTAACACCAGTCTGACTGATTCCAGACAACTGATGCAAATGTTCTCTAAATCACAAAAACTGGCTAAGGAACAGGGCATTGTTATTAATACTCTTTTTCAGGGAGATGTACCTGGTGCCTCATGGGGTTTAGCCGCACAGGTTGAACAGACAGGGATAAAATATTTCCTTTCAGGGCCAAATGCTTCAGACAGAATCGGAAACCTGGCTAAATGGCAGGATAAACCTTTTTACTGGCTCTCTCCTTCGGGCAAACAGAAATTACTTTTCTGGCAATGTCAGCCATATTCTATCGGCTACCAGTTAAAGGGGGATAAAATTCCAAACTTCTTTACGATGGAAGATCCGAAGCCGTTCTATACGGGTCATCCTTCAAAAAATTTCCTCAATCCTTATCTGTTTGACTATCTTGATCAGCTGGCACAAAAGGGTTTTCCTTATGATATGTCAATTCTGACCTGGGCGATGAGTGATAATGCTCCTATTGATCCGGAACTGCCTGATGCAGTTAAGATATGGAATGAAAAATATGCTTCACCTCAACTGATTATTACTTCAACAAAACAGTTTTTTGCGGATTTTGAGAATAAATACAACAGGCAGATTCCTTCCTTCACCGGGGATTATACAGAATACTGGACTGACGGTGTATCATCTGCAGCAAAAGAAACTGCTTTAAGCCGCAAATTATCCGATCAGCTGAAACAGGCTGACGCGATCTGGGCTATCCGCAACAGAAAAAATTATCCGGTAAAGAGCTTTGAGGAGAGTTGGAAAAACCTATTATTATTTAATGAACATACCTGGGGTGCATTTAACAGTGTTTCTCATCCAGATGATGAAAAAGTAAAAAGTGAATGGGCAGTAAAACAGTCTTATGTATTAAAAGCCAAAGAAATTGTTGATACTTTACTTTCACAATCTCTGACAGGCGATTCGTTGAAAGATTCCTCTTCAACCCTAAAAAACAACCAGATAGACGTTTACAATACGGTATCATGGCCAAGAACCAATGTGGTTTATGTACCCGCATCTTTAAGCAAAGCAGGTGATCTTGTTAAAGATGTTTCAGGAATTCCTGTTCTTTCGCAGCGTTTAACTACTGGTGAACTCGCTTTTGTGGCTGAACTGGTTCCATCGATGGGAAAAAGCACTTACAGTATCTATCCGGGGCATGCTTATCACCCGGGAACTACCCGGACTAAAAGTCCAGGCTCCGGTAAAGCTTCAGAAAAAAAATCCGGGGTTAATATATCAGACAATTTACTCAGTAACGGGGTCTACAGCATCGATATTTCTCCCCAAACGGGAAACATTAAAAAGTTAGTTAAAATAGCTTCTGGTAGGGATTATGTCCAGGCAGATTCAGCAGGACTGAATCAATACCTGTATATGCCTGGTGATTCTCTTGAAAAAATACAAACCAGTTCAAATGCCAGGATAGCGATTAAAGAAAAAGGACCATTGGTAATCAGTCTGCAAATTACTTCTTCTGCTCCGGGTACTAACGGACTCATCAGGGAAATACGACTGGTTAACGGCCTTGATCAAATAGAGCTGATCAATACCATTGATAAGAAGGCTATCAGAAGCAAAGAAAGCGTCCATTTCGCTTTCCCTTTTAATATTCCGGATGCAAAAGTCCGCTATAGTATTCCCTGGGGAACTGTGAACGCTGAAACTGATCAGTTACCTTATTCAAACAGAAACTGGTATACCATGCAAAGATGGGCAGACATTTCCAATGACACCTACGGAATTACCTGGTCAAGCCCGGATGCTCCTTTATTTGAAATCGGAAAGATTACTACAGCTAATTTACTTGGTGGATTACAACATGCGCCACTATGGTTATCGTTTACCCCTCAGTCTTCAAATATCTACTCCTGGGTAATGAATAACTTATGGCACACCAATTTCAGGGCAGATCAGCAGGGTGTAGTTACTTTCCGTTATTTCATTCAGGCTCATGAAAGCGGGTTTAATAGTTATCAGGCAAATCAATCTGGATTAAATAATCATCAGCCGCTGCTTGTCACCGCCGCTTCTGCAGATGAAAAAGGGCTACCGTTCACCATTAACGGGGAGAATATTTACGTTGAAGCCTTTAAAAAAGCTGATGATGGAAAAGGTATTATAATCCACCTTGTCAATTGTGGCGATCAGGACAGCAAGCTGAATATCAGTCCAAAAACCAATGCACCGCTCAAAATATGGGAAAGTGATATTTCCGAAACACACAAAAAAACATTAGAGAACCACTTTACCCTTCCGGCAAAAGGGATAATGACAATTTGTATAGAAAACTGA
- a CDS encoding SDR family NAD(P)-dependent oxidoreductase, with product MSFQIDFSGKVVLITGVTSGIGLGVAKSFAQAGAKIAGCSQYTEESEEASVFKQEMDLTGAESLYCSADLKKTEQISQMVTAVTAHFGKIDILVSNAGINIFEGAEHCTEERWIENHEINLASHWHMARACKQALEQSNGTIIIMSSNHAYSTIPGCFPYNVTKTALTGLVKSLAIEWGPEIRTVGIAPGFIDTPGNQAWFNSFDNPQAEREKTIGLHPVKKLGTAAEIGGWCVFLGSEYAAFASGVTYLVDGGRSALMQD from the coding sequence ATGTCTTTTCAAATAGATTTTAGCGGAAAAGTAGTACTAATTACCGGAGTAACTTCTGGTATAGGCTTAGGGGTTGCAAAATCTTTTGCGCAGGCCGGGGCAAAAATAGCCGGTTGTTCACAGTACACAGAAGAAAGTGAGGAGGCTTCGGTTTTTAAACAGGAAATGGATCTGACAGGTGCTGAATCTCTGTATTGTTCTGCTGATTTGAAAAAAACTGAACAGATCAGTCAAATGGTTACAGCAGTAACAGCTCATTTCGGCAAAATTGATATACTGGTTTCCAATGCTGGTATCAATATCTTTGAAGGTGCTGAACATTGCACTGAAGAGCGCTGGATAGAAAATCATGAGATTAATCTCGCTTCACACTGGCATATGGCCAGAGCATGTAAACAAGCGCTGGAACAAAGTAATGGAACAATTATCATTATGTCTTCAAATCATGCCTACAGTACAATTCCGGGTTGCTTCCCGTATAATGTAACTAAAACTGCATTAACCGGTCTGGTCAAAAGCCTGGCTATAGAATGGGGGCCTGAAATAAGGACTGTTGGTATTGCACCAGGATTCATAGATACTCCGGGTAATCAGGCCTGGTTTAATTCATTTGATAATCCTCAGGCAGAAAGAGAAAAAACTATTGGTCTTCATCCTGTAAAAAAGCTGGGTACAGCAGCAGAAATCGGTGGCTGGTGTGTATTCCTGGGGAGTGAATATGCTGCATTTGCAAGTGGGGTAACTTACCTGGTGGATGGAGGCAGAAGTGCCCTGATGCAGGATTAA
- a CDS encoding mandelate racemase/muconate lactonizing enzyme family protein, whose amino-acid sequence MKITDVKVWLVEGVKYNWTLLKIYTDTGHTGVGEATNWPGSPIVYHAAKHVGERIIGLDPMRTDFIWTKLYRDLNWIGPNGASLCAISGIDMALLDLKGKVLKTPCYELLGGAYRKDILLYANYWFTGGGHNEADYAAQAIKVKEAGFTGLKFDPFAHTNYLYGEDLSSNLQLTAAQQDLAFNVSKAVREAVGPDFDIMIETHAMLNYRVAVKMAQRLAELDITWYEEPAGPESADTLRAMRERIPSNVSICVGERHYTRHGIRPVLEKNICDIMMPDITRCGGPSEMKRMATMMEAYNVLLAPHNPNGPLSTLASAHVCASVPNFFRQEFMLNDVPWRDKVITHSIKDMISNGHLHLSERPGLGVDLVEEEMEKHPGILEPKPGFYV is encoded by the coding sequence ATGAAGATTACTGATGTAAAAGTCTGGCTTGTTGAAGGGGTAAAGTATAACTGGACCTTACTCAAAATATATACCGATACAGGTCATACCGGAGTAGGTGAAGCAACCAACTGGCCGGGCAGCCCGATTGTTTATCATGCTGCGAAACATGTTGGAGAGCGGATTATTGGTCTTGATCCAATGCGTACGGATTTTATATGGACTAAACTGTATCGTGATTTAAACTGGATTGGGCCAAACGGAGCCAGTCTGTGTGCAATAAGCGGTATTGATATGGCCCTGCTGGATCTGAAAGGAAAAGTGTTAAAGACGCCCTGCTACGAATTACTGGGCGGGGCTTACAGAAAAGATATTTTGCTTTATGCTAATTACTGGTTTACCGGTGGTGGTCATAATGAAGCTGATTATGCTGCTCAGGCAATAAAAGTTAAAGAGGCTGGTTTTACCGGATTAAAATTTGATCCCTTTGCGCATACCAATTATTTATACGGTGAAGATCTGTCTTCTAATCTTCAGCTCACAGCTGCACAGCAGGATCTGGCTTTTAATGTCAGTAAGGCAGTGCGTGAAGCGGTAGGTCCTGATTTTGACATTATGATTGAAACCCATGCAATGCTGAATTACAGAGTAGCAGTGAAGATGGCACAGAGACTTGCAGAACTCGATATTACCTGGTACGAAGAACCAGCTGGTCCTGAAAGTGCAGATACGTTAAGAGCAATGAGAGAACGTATTCCTTCCAATGTATCTATTTGTGTTGGTGAAAGACACTATACCCGTCATGGGATACGTCCGGTACTGGAAAAGAATATATGTGATATTATGATGCCGGATATTACGCGCTGCGGCGGACCGTCAGAAATGAAACGCATGGCCACGATGATGGAAGCCTATAATGTGCTGCTTGCGCCACATAACCCAAATGGTCCTTTATCTACACTGGCAAGTGCACATGTTTGTGCGTCGGTACCCAATTTTTTCAGACAGGAGTTTATGCTTAATGATGTTCCCTGGAGGGATAAAGTGATTACACATTCGATTAAGGATATGATTAGTAATGGTCATTTGCATTTATCTGAAAGGCCAGGACTCGGAGTAGATTTAGTGGAAGAAGAAATGGAAAAACATCCGGGTATACTGGAACCCAAACCAGGTTTTTATGTGTAA
- a CDS encoding glycosyl hydrolase family 95 catalytic domain-containing protein translates to MIKKLFFLLPLLFIKEHIVAQPAPRHDLHFSQLAGRWDEAIPLGNGMLGALIWQKDGQLHFSLDRADLWDQRPMKGLHRKEFSYQWVIEQVHKKDYGIVQKYFDEPYDTEPAPSKIPGGALEFDTRSWGSVKTVNLSVKDALCEVKWTNGNSLKTFVSADKSLGWFRFENLSGEMDISLIAPQYQGLVKNSGDPVGGDDLSRLGYPKGIIKKEENSITYDQKGWGGFSYQINVRWKKTGKTIDGTWSISSRSTSDDQSILAQEVTAKAVNPGYGADFIRHQNWWKEFWKQSAIQIPDTLLEKQWYLEQYKFGSAARAGAPPISLQAVWTADNGRLPPWKGDYHHDLNTQLSYWSAYSGNHLKESMGYLDYLEKNKANYQRYTREFFGSNGIAVPGVTTLDGTEMGGWIQYSLSPTVSAWLGQHYYLQWRYSMDRTFLKQKAYPWLKATAKLLEDITVLDSAGHRKLQISSSPEINDNSLEAWFPQNTNYDLGLMKFAFKAAAELAGELGLKQESLHWESILKQFDDYALSANAELKFAPSMAYNQSHRHFSNAMAIHPLGLIKWEDGAKAQAVIKNTIHLLDSIGPAYWCGYSYSWMANMKARAKDGEGAARDLGIFAKAFCSVNSFHLNGDQTKSGYSKFTYRPFTLEGNFAFAGGLQEMLLQSYAGFIEIMPAVPAHWKDLSFDHLRAEGAVLVSASKKDGVIDEVKIEAEKSGAVKLKLPFKTWHTLSSTGVKIHQTNDGFVTLNFNAGASIILKNNK, encoded by the coding sequence ATGATTAAAAAGTTATTCTTTCTGCTGCCTCTGTTATTTATTAAAGAGCATATAGTTGCACAACCAGCTCCCCGTCACGATCTCCATTTCAGCCAGCTTGCAGGCAGATGGGATGAGGCTATTCCGCTGGGAAATGGCATGCTCGGAGCTTTAATCTGGCAAAAGGACGGACAACTTCATTTTTCACTGGACAGGGCAGATCTCTGGGATCAGCGTCCGATGAAGGGGCTGCATCGTAAGGAGTTTAGTTATCAATGGGTTATTGAACAGGTACACAAAAAAGATTATGGTATAGTTCAGAAATATTTTGATGAACCTTATGATACTGAACCTGCTCCTTCTAAAATTCCGGGAGGTGCACTGGAATTTGATACCCGTAGCTGGGGCAGTGTAAAGACAGTAAACCTGTCTGTAAAAGATGCTTTGTGCGAAGTGAAATGGACTAATGGCAATTCTCTGAAAACATTTGTTTCAGCTGATAAATCTCTGGGCTGGTTCAGGTTTGAGAATTTGTCCGGCGAAATGGATATCAGTCTCATTGCCCCGCAATACCAGGGACTGGTTAAAAATTCCGGAGATCCGGTAGGAGGAGACGATTTATCCAGGCTGGGTTATCCAAAGGGAATAATCAAAAAAGAGGAAAACAGTATAACTTATGATCAGAAAGGCTGGGGAGGTTTTAGTTATCAGATTAATGTACGATGGAAGAAAACAGGGAAAACGATAGATGGAACCTGGAGTATTTCATCCAGGTCAACTTCTGATGATCAAAGTATACTGGCTCAGGAGGTAACTGCCAAAGCTGTTAATCCAGGTTACGGAGCTGATTTTATCAGACATCAAAACTGGTGGAAGGAATTCTGGAAACAATCTGCAATTCAGATTCCTGATACTTTACTCGAAAAACAATGGTATCTGGAACAATATAAATTTGGATCAGCTGCACGCGCAGGAGCTCCTCCGATCTCATTACAGGCTGTCTGGACTGCTGATAATGGCCGGTTACCACCATGGAAAGGGGACTATCACCATGATCTGAATACACAGTTAAGTTACTGGTCAGCTTATAGTGGGAATCATTTGAAAGAATCGATGGGATATCTTGATTATCTGGAAAAGAATAAGGCAAACTACCAAAGATATACCAGGGAGTTTTTTGGCAGTAACGGAATTGCTGTCCCGGGGGTAACCACGTTGGACGGAACAGAAATGGGGGGATGGATTCAGTATTCACTTTCTCCAACAGTTTCAGCCTGGCTGGGACAGCACTATTATCTGCAGTGGCGCTATAGTATGGACAGGACATTTCTGAAACAAAAAGCCTATCCATGGCTGAAAGCTACCGCAAAATTACTGGAAGATATTACAGTTTTGGATAGTGCAGGACATCGTAAATTACAAATCAGTTCAAGTCCTGAAATTAATGATAACAGTCTTGAAGCCTGGTTTCCACAAAATACGAATTACGATCTGGGACTGATGAAATTTGCCTTTAAGGCTGCTGCAGAGCTAGCCGGTGAACTGGGACTGAAACAGGAGAGTCTGCACTGGGAAAGTATACTAAAGCAATTTGATGATTATGCATTATCGGCAAATGCTGAATTAAAATTTGCACCATCAATGGCTTATAATCAGTCACACCGTCATTTTTCCAATGCAATGGCCATTCACCCGCTAGGTTTAATCAAATGGGAAGACGGAGCCAAAGCACAGGCTGTAATTAAAAATACAATTCATCTGTTAGATAGTATCGGCCCTGCCTACTGGTGCGGATATTCTTATTCCTGGATGGCAAACATGAAGGCAAGAGCAAAAGATGGGGAAGGTGCTGCCAGAGATCTGGGAATTTTTGCCAAGGCATTTTGTTCGGTGAATAGTTTCCATTTAAACGGTGACCAGACCAAAAGCGGCTATTCAAAATTTACCTACAGACCATTTACACTGGAAGGAAATTTTGCTTTTGCAGGAGGGTTACAGGAAATGCTGCTGCAAAGTTATGCCGGTTTTATTGAAATTATGCCTGCTGTACCGGCGCACTGGAAAGACTTATCATTTGATCATCTGCGTGCTGAGGGAGCTGTTCTGGTTAGCGCGAGCAAAAAAGACGGTGTTATTGATGAAGTGAAGATTGAAGCAGAAAAGAGCGGGGCTGTTAAATTGAAATTACCTTTTAAAACCTGGCATACCCTATCCAGTACCGGTGTGAAAATTCATCAGACAAATGATGGTTTTGTAACACTGAACTTTAATGCGGGTGCCTCAATTATATTGAAAAACAATAAATAA